TGGCGCAGAAAGTAAGAGCCGCCGCCGAAGCCACTGGCCGGAAGTTTTATATCATGTATGATATTTCCGGTGATGCAGATATGCTGAACCGCCTGAAAACTGACTGGACGAATACCATTACCGGTACGATGAACCTGTTGTCTTCTCCTGCATACGCGCGGCAGAATGGCAAACCGGTTGTCTGCATCTTCGGTATGGGTTATCTCGGAGCGAAGATACCAGGCGCCGGCGATTCCGCACAATGCCTGGATGTTATCAGCTGGTTCAAAGCGCAGGGATGCTATGTGATCGGTAGTGTGCCGATGGACTGGCGAACTCCTAAGGGCGTATTTACCCGTGATAATTTCATGAGTGTATATGAATCATTCGATATGCTGTCTCCATGGGCGGTAGCTGCACAGGTAGGACCGACGTATCAGCCATGGATCCAGGGCGATTATGAATATTGCGAAGCGCATGGCATCGATTATCAGCCGATCGCTTACCCGGGTTTCTCTTTCCATAACTCCAATGCAAATAGTCCGCTGAATGAGATCCCGCGTAACCACGGTGACTTCATGTGGGCACAGGTAGCGGTAATGAAGCAGGTAGGTGCAAAGAGCCTGTACGTAGCAATGTTCGATGAGGTGAACGAAGGTACTGCTATCTTCAAGGTAGCAGAAAATGCTGCTCAGGCACCCGCAGGTACTACCTTCGTCCATCTTGATCAGGATGGAGTGGCTGTGTCTTCCGACTTCTATCTGCGCCTCGTGAATGATGCAGGTAAAATGATCAAGGGACAGATCCCTTATCAGGCAACGCATCCGACGCCACACGTGATCGGAGGCAGTGGTCCGCTGGCAAATGGTACGTATAAGATCATCAACCGTAACAGCAATCTGTCACTGGATGCACAGGGACAAGGCACGGTGAATGAAACAGCTATACAGCAGTGGGGTTATAGCGGTGGTGCTAATCAGCGTTGGACCATTACCAGTGTAGGTGGTGATCATTACAAGATCATTGGCGTACAAAGCGGAAGATCGCTGGATATCAAAGGACAGTCGCTGCTGGATGGCGCTGCTTTACAGCTGTACGATTACAACGCCGGTGCTAATCAGGAGTGGGTGATCTCTCCTTCGGCAGGAGGATATTATACTATCCAGAGCGCACAGAGTGGAAAGGTGCTGGAAGTACCAGCATTCTCTACGACCGCAGGTACCGCCATCGTACAGTACGGTGGTAATGGTGGTGTAAATCAGCAATGGACTATCGCCGCACCGTGATATTTTCAGTCATTAAAGCAAACAGTACAATCATGTTACGCAAACTAAGCGGATTTATCATACTATTGCTTGCCTTTGTCTTCAGCGGATGTGCGAAGAAAGAGGATAGTGAAGCAATATTGACAATGAATGCAGATAAAATAGCGGCGTCCGTGCCGGCAGATGGTTATGGCAGTCTGAAAGATCAGAATATACAGTATTTCGGCCGCTGGGACTTCAGCGACAGTACTAAATACAATTCCTGGTGGGGCGGTGCCTATATCCGCGTCAACTTCACCGGTACTACGGTAAAGATCAAAACAGGGAATATCAGTAACTTCTACGCCAGCATAGATGGTGGTCCGTGGATCTCTTACAAGCATACAGGCGGGGTGATCGATCTGACAGCGACACCACTCAGTAACGGAGCACATACATTGAGTGTGGCTCAGGGAAGTGATTATGACTATCTGTTCTCTTTTGAGGGACTGCTACTCGACGAAGGTGCGGTGACCAGTAAACCTGCTGTATCGTCTTACCTGATAGAATATATCGGCGATTCTATTACGGCGGGTTACCTGGATGATCAGGCGAATGTCTCTGACTATGCCTGGATCTGTTCAGAAGCACTGCATACAGAGCATACGCAGATCGCGTATCCGGGTATTGCGCTGGTGAGTAGTCCGCGTCATGGCACTGCTATGGACAAACAGTATTTTAAACTGAAGACCCCGAATTATGCGACGTCCGTCAACTGGGATTTCAGCCGTTATACACCACAGGCCATCGTATTGAACCTGGGTACCAATGACAGCGACTATGAAGACTCGGATAGTGTGTTCCAGGCGGTATATTTTCAATTGCTCCAGGATATCCGTACCAGGTTCCCACAGGCGGAGATCTTTGTACTGCGGACCTTCCTGGGCATCCGTTCCCAGCCCACGGCGGCAGCGGTAGCCGCGCGTATTGTGGCGGGTGATAAGAAAGTTCATTACGTGAACACAGAAGGATGGATCGCCCAGAACACAACCGATTATCTGGCGGATAATCTTCATCCGAGTGAAGCGGGGCATATAAAAATTGCCGGCTTACTGCAGGCAGTGCTCGCGCCTTATGTAAATAACACGCAGCTAATACCCGATGGTACGTACAGTATCGTGAACAGGAACAGCGGGCTGGTAATGGACGCTGCCGGACAGGGAACTGCCAGTGGTACCGCTATACAGCAATGGACTGACAATAACGGCATCAATCAGCGCTGGGTAGTGAAATACCTGGGTGACAACCGTTACCAGATCACCGGTCAGCAGAGTGGGAAGTCGCTGGATATGAAAGGGCAGTCCCTGCAGGACGGAGCAGAGCTGCAACTGTATGACTACAATGGCGGTGAGAACCAGCAATGGACACTGTCATCTGTAAACGGCGGGTATTATTACATCACCGGCGTACAGAGTGGCAAGGTGCTGGAAATTCCCGCACAGTCAACGGCTGCAGGTGCTGCTGTGAAGCAGTATACCAATAATGGCGGTGCCCACCAGCAATGGGAATTCAGGGTAATCAGGAATTAGGCATTCGTCGCCAGCAGGCGTCAGGGCCAAATGACTAAATGTATATAGTAATGGGCGCTTCAGATGAGGCGCCCATTCAATTTAAGACTTACTAAAATAGGCTGTTATC
The DNA window shown above is from Chitinophaga agri and carries:
- a CDS encoding RICIN domain-containing protein, coding for MKKTFLASGLLLALLSGCTKKENSENALDNSSVKAGVVVAGSPVGDVVGKVTVGYQGWFTAPGDGSAVDRWTHQNLEMWPYMGEYTKTYQTAFPALSNGQPAKMFSSYDQSTVDVHFRWMQENGIDCAALQRFTGELSDPPFKSMRDGMAQKVRAAAEATGRKFYIMYDISGDADMLNRLKTDWTNTITGTMNLLSSPAYARQNGKPVVCIFGMGYLGAKIPGAGDSAQCLDVISWFKAQGCYVIGSVPMDWRTPKGVFTRDNFMSVYESFDMLSPWAVAAQVGPTYQPWIQGDYEYCEAHGIDYQPIAYPGFSFHNSNANSPLNEIPRNHGDFMWAQVAVMKQVGAKSLYVAMFDEVNEGTAIFKVAENAAQAPAGTTFVHLDQDGVAVSSDFYLRLVNDAGKMIKGQIPYQATHPTPHVIGGSGPLANGTYKIINRNSNLSLDAQGQGTVNETAIQQWGYSGGANQRWTITSVGGDHYKIIGVQSGRSLDIKGQSLLDGAALQLYDYNAGANQEWVISPSAGGYYTIQSAQSGKVLEVPAFSTTAGTAIVQYGGNGGVNQQWTIAAP
- a CDS encoding RICIN domain-containing protein codes for the protein MLRKLSGFIILLLAFVFSGCAKKEDSEAILTMNADKIAASVPADGYGSLKDQNIQYFGRWDFSDSTKYNSWWGGAYIRVNFTGTTVKIKTGNISNFYASIDGGPWISYKHTGGVIDLTATPLSNGAHTLSVAQGSDYDYLFSFEGLLLDEGAVTSKPAVSSYLIEYIGDSITAGYLDDQANVSDYAWICSEALHTEHTQIAYPGIALVSSPRHGTAMDKQYFKLKTPNYATSVNWDFSRYTPQAIVLNLGTNDSDYEDSDSVFQAVYFQLLQDIRTRFPQAEIFVLRTFLGIRSQPTAAAVAARIVAGDKKVHYVNTEGWIAQNTTDYLADNLHPSEAGHIKIAGLLQAVLAPYVNNTQLIPDGTYSIVNRNSGLVMDAAGQGTASGTAIQQWTDNNGINQRWVVKYLGDNRYQITGQQSGKSLDMKGQSLQDGAELQLYDYNGGENQQWTLSSVNGGYYYITGVQSGKVLEIPAQSTAAGAAVKQYTNNGGAHQQWEFRVIRN